The following is a genomic window from Lysinibacillus sp. G4S2.
CGTTCGCAAAAAGGACTGACAGCGACACCTGCTGGAGAGCAAGTTATTGCCTATGCAACTGACATGCTAAGCAAAAAAGAAGAGATTTTTGAAACAATCCAATCACTAACGACAAAAGTAAACGGGACTTTGAAAATTGCCTGTGCATCTATTGTTGGTCAAAACTGGCTTCCAAAAATTTTAAAGGATTTTGTCTCAAAATATCCAGAGGCAAAAATTTCTCTTATGACCGGCTGGAGCTCTGAAATTGTAAAAGCGCTTTATGAAGGTGAGGCTCATATTGGAATTGTGCGTGGGCAGGTTGATTGGAAAGGGGAAAAAATTCACCTTTTTCGTGATACCCTTTATTTAGTAGATAAAGAGGTAAAAACGATTGAAGATGTTCTGACGACAGAGCGACCTTTTATTCAATTTAAAAGTGACTCCAATTATTATCAGGAAATTCAGCAATGGTGGCAACAGCATTTCGCTTCAAATCCGAGCAAACAAATTTTAGTTGATCAGATTGAAATTTGTAAGCAAATGGTATTGAACGGCATCGGTTACGCTATTTTACCTTCAATCACTTTAAATGAACACGATGGTATTAATAAAATAGCATTAACTAATAATGAAAAAGAATTTGGTTTAACTCGTGATACATGGTTAATAGGCTATGAATCCTCATTTCAATTACGACAAGTAGAAGCTTTTGTTGAAGTGGTACAGGATCATGCACGATGTTTGTTTGATTACACGAAATAAGATCAAGGCAGTCTCAAGTGATTCACTCGGGACTGTCTTTTTTTATGGATGCTCACCGTAACGTGTGGTTGATTTCCGTTCAGACTGTGTGCTTTGTTGCTGCCGCTTCGCTTTCGCACAGATAAAACAATTGTAGCTGACGCTTTGCTTTCGCTACAGAAAACAATTGTAGCTGCCGCTTCGCTTTCGCACAGATAAAACAATTGTAGCTACCGCTTTGCTTTCGCACAGATAAAACAATTGTAGCTGCCGCTTTGCTTTCGCTACAGAAAACATTTGTTGCTGTCGCTACGCTTTCGCACAGATAAAACAATTGTAGCTGCCGCTTTGCTTTCGCTACAGAAAACATTTGTTGCTGCCGCTTCGCTTTCGCACAGATAAAACAATTGTTGCTGCCGCTACGCTTTCGCACAGATAAATTGCCACAGGACGTGGTGTTCTTAGACTGAGTTCTTCTATTTCAGTAGGGTTTGGACACCCATTGATAGGGAACTACATTCGTATTCAACCCCTTTAGAGGTGGGAGTCTTCTACTGAATGAAGATACATGGCATACGTTTTAACAAATATCTCCCTAACTTTGGTGATTAGTTAATTCTTAGGCTCTTCACCATAACGTGTGGTTGATTTCTTTGCTAGAAAGAGCTTGTTTTTCGATAAAAGCCCAAAAAGTTTCGATAAAATGAGATTTTGTTTCGATAAAAGCTCAAATAGTTTCGATAAAGAGCGATTTTGTTTCGATAAATCCAGGATGTGATGCTCTTAGTCTTCGTTCCTCTACATGCTCGCCACAGGGTCTTATCTGTAACGCTAATCCCCAAGGAGTCGCCCAGTCGGAACGGAAATTAACCACACGTTTTGGTGGTTAGCAAATTCTTAAGAGTTTATGAATATTCTTGAAGATATCATAAGAAATGGAACAAAATGCGATTTTAATCGTATAATTATTTATATTATCAATTTACAGAAAAGGGGTTGAGCTTTTGAAAAAAACGAATATAACGGCACTCATACTATTATTCATGCTTGTTATTAGCTTTATTCTGCCTATAGATCAGGCAAAAGCGTCTGCTACTTTAGAGGTACAAGCTAAGGTAGGGATATCAGGTAAAGCTAAATACCAATCAGTTGTGCCACTTCAAGTAACAGTAAAAAATAATGGTGCAGATTTTTCGGGAGATATGGCCATCAATGCTTCCCGTTCCTTTGAGGTTGCATCAGCCCTAGTGCTTCCAATAGATATAGCTGCAGGAGAAGAAAAAACATTCAATCTTTATATAGATGGGTTAGCTGACTATAATTATTCGAATGCAGATGTGTTTGCATTTTATGAAGGAAGTATTGAAAAGGGAAAAAAGGTTGCTTATAAAGGAACAAAGCAGCTACAAGCAAACTTTTTAGATCCTTCATCCGTTTTTATTTATACATTAACAGATAAAAGCGATCGTTTATCAGCATTTTTGCGTCTAGCTCAATCTGCTCCTCAAAGTAATGTTGAAGTTTTCAATTTAAATCAAATTAAGGACTATACATTGCCGGAGGATGCACAAGGATATGCAATGGCGAACGTTATCGCCATCGATGAAATGGCTGTTGCTGATTTATCGCAAAAGCAACAAGAGTCTTTACTAAAGTGGGTGCAGGATGGCGGAACATTATTGTTCGGAGCTGCTGATCAAGTAAATGCAACAGCAGGTATTTTCAAGGATTATTTACCACTTGCATTATCACAGCAAACGACATCAGTTTCTGCAGATAGCCTATCAAAATTATCTGGGGGCGGAATTTTTACTCAACCAATTTCCGTTTATACAGCGACTGAAAATCAAGGAAGTATTCCTGTATTAACAGATAACAAGACGATTTTAGCGTCTAAGAAAAAAGTGGGCAGTGGGGAAATTATTCAAACAACCTTTTCTTTAGGGGATCAACCACTTGCTTCTATGGATGGCTACGCAGCATTGATATCGAAGGTGTTAAATATTCAAAATGTTCAGCAACAAGGGACTATGGTTAATGGTCAGTCAACAATGGACCAAATTTCATATGAACTTCGTAATGTAAATGAATTATTCCCTTCATTTGAAGTATCTGTTAGCTATATGTTAATTGTTATCATTTTATATATTGTCGTTATCGGACCTATTTTATATTTTATCTTAAAGAAAATGGATAAGCGTGAGCATGCGTGGTGGATTATACCTGCAATATCAGTTGTGTTATCTATTGCTTTATTCGTTTTTGGTGCTAAAGATCGAATTTTACAACCGCAAATTCAGCAATCAGCATTTTATAAAATAAATAACGATAGTAGCCTAAATGGTTATTATGTGGAGTCTATTTTAACAAATCGTAGCGGTGATTTTGTTGTTAACACAGATAAGGATTCAAGTGCACTTGCTTTCCGAAAGAACAATGATTTTACGGGGACAATGGGAGATTTACATGAATCATCCTATATTAAAGAAAATGCGAATGGTTCAACATTAACACTACGCGATTTGAACTATTGGTCTGTTCAATCGTTTGCAGGGAAGACGACGCCACAAAATATTGGCAAGATGGATATTGATATTACGTTAAAAAATGAAAAGCTGACTGGGACAATTAAGAACAATTTCCCGTTTGCCCTAAAGGATGTTACTTTAATCTCTGGCATTAAAGAAGTTCAACTTGGCGACATTGAAGCGAATGAAACACTTAAAGTCGACGAGGAGCTAACAGCAACAGTTCTTCAAAAGCCATCAACTTTTACTAGTTACAATTATAATTATCCATCGAAGAAGGAAGAAGTGGATCCTCAACGGATCGATCGTATGAAATCTTTGGCACTACCGCTCGTAGAAAATGAAATGAAACCTGTCGTTACTGCTTGGGCAGATCAAGCAATTGCTGGGGTTGAGCTAGAAACAAGTGCCAATATGTCACCAATTTCATATTTTGTTCAGCCATTTGACGGCAAAGTAGAGCTATCAGGTCCATTTACGATGAAGCGTAACAATTTTACGTATTCAGTAAACCCGAAATCTCCTAATTCGTATTTCGAAAAAATAGATGAACAGTTAAACAATTGGTCCTTGTCTGACGGTTTATATGAAGTATCAATTGTGATGCCAGATAATTTTATGAATGCAGTTCAAGCATTAAACGAACTGACGATTTCAAATAAAGATGTTAACCGTATGGAGCTATCGATTTGGAATAACGAAACGAAAAAATATGAGCCATTGGTAGATACGAAACAGGTGTTTACAGATAACATTACAAAATATTTCAATGAAAATAATGAGTTACTTATTGAAATTAAATTCGGACCAGATCAAACAGGTGAGCCAACAAAATTACCAGATGTAGAGCTGAAGGGAGTGGCGAAATAATGATTGAAATTCGTGATTTAACAAAAAGGTATGGCTCCTTTACAGCACTAGATCAATTAAATCTATCATTGGAGGAAGGGGTAGTATTTGGCTTTGTAGGTGCCAATGGGGCTGGTAAATCGACTACATTTTCAATATTAGCAACCCTGTTGTCTCCAACCTCTGGTGATGCGCTTATTAATGGGAAAAGTGTTATTAAGGAACCGAAGGAAGTTCGAAAGCTAATTGGCTATATGCCCGATTTCTTTGGTGTATATGATCAGTTAAAAGTAGATGAATATTTAGATTTTTATGGTGCAAGTTATGGCATTGGTGCAGCTGAGCGTAAAGTATTGATTCCTCAGTTGCTAGAACTTGTGAATTTAACGAATAAACGTTATGACTATGTAGATTTACTGTCGCGTGGGATGAAGCAGCGCCTATGTTTAGCACGTGCTCTTATCCATGATCCCAAGGTATTGATTTTAGATGAGCCTGCATCAGGATTAGACCCACGTGCACGTGTAGAAATGCGTGATATTTTACGAAATTTAAAATCTATGGGTAAAACGATTTTAATCTCCTCTCATATTTTGCCTGAGCTTGCAGAAATGTGCGATGAAATCGGTGTAATTGATAATGGCAAACTGATCGCTCATGGCAATGTGGCTTCTATTCAAGCTCAGCTACAGGGGGAGAAGCGTATTGTGATAAAAGTAACGGATCAGTTAAATGAGGTGCGTGCATTTTTAGAGGAAGATCCACTGATATCTTCTATAGATTTGATAGATAGTCGCTTAGAAATAGCCTTTAATTATCGCGGAACAGATGCTGATCAGGTGGCATTGTTGAAAAAAGCGATACTTGCAGATTTACCTATTTATGCGTTAAGTGAAGAGGAAAAAGATTTAGAGGATGTCTTTATGGCTATTACGAAGGGAGCGGACAATCAATGATGGAACGATTTTATAATCCGGTACTCGTAAAAGAATTGAAGTTACGCTTCCGTTCTTTTAAAAGCTTTTCAGGTTTAATGTTTTATTTAGCGGTTATTTGTATTTTTATCGCAGGGTTTTTACTATTAACAACTGAATTCACAGGTAAAGGATTCTTTAGACCAGAAACAAGTTTTTTGATGTTTGCGGTATTAACAATTTTACAAATGGCTCTTGTTCTTTTTATTACACCAAGCTTAACTGCTGGTGCAATAAGTAGCGAAAGGGAAAAGCAAACGTTAAATATTTTACTAACAACGACACAAAGCTCTACGCAAATCGTCATTGGAAAGTTACTATCTTCTGTAGCATTTTTAGTATTAATGCTCATCGCAGGGCTTCCATTATATAGTTTAGTATTTTTATTTGGTGGCGTATCGCCGTCTCAATTAATTTCGATATTTTTATTTTACTTATTAACAGTTGTAGCAATAGGTAGTATTGGTGTTATGTTTTCAACGATTACCAAACGAACAATTGTCGCAATGATTTCTACGTACGGCTCGATTATCTTTTTAGGTGGCATTACGGCATTTTTCTTCTTTTTAACAATGGCCTTCCATCAAATGGGTAATGTTAATGCCGTTGGTACTACCACTTCTTATATGACGTATTTCTGGGCTTCTATTAATCCAGGTGCATTGATGCTAACGCTTATTTCACCAGACATGGGCGATGCTTTAGCGCAACTTTCGGGAGTGAAATTACCTGTATGGATTGCTTATTTAATAGCTTATTCATTGATTATTGTTCTTTGTTTAACAATTGCCATTAAAAAATTACGTGCCAATATGAAAAGTAACCGATGAGGAGGAAAACTTATGGAGCATCGTAAGCAATTACGAAAATATATTCAACGTGCAAAGACGAGTTTAACAGTAGAAAGAAGCATTCCTATTGCACAGTACGGCTTGTTTTTGGCATTGCTTTCGAGTGCTTCCCTCTTCCTCGTTTCAAGGCTATTTGTTTGGCCGTATTATCGCGAAACAGCTTTTGCTGTCTTTCTCGTTGTCATACTAGCAACAGTGCTGTTTATGTGGTGGAAGCGTGTAAAAGAAAAGGAAGCATTGCATACACTGGATGATTATTTTTCTCACAATGAACTGGTGACAGCCTTATCGTTCGAGGACGATAAGGATCCACTTGTTCAATCTTTGGTAAATAAAGCAATGCAAAGCGTCGAAAATGCGTTTGCGAGTTTTAAAGCTCGAAAGAAAAATTTGTTTCGGCCAAAAGCTTTAGTTGGTCTATTCGTAACAGCTGTTGGACTGGCAATTCTTTATATGTTTCCAGCGGCTACGCAAATTGAAGCTATTGAGGTGGAAAAGGAAAAAGCTGTTATCGAAGACGTAAAGAAGGAAGTAGCTAAACTAGAGAAAAAAACAGAAACAAAAGAAGTGAAAGAGCAATTGAAGGAATTGCAAAATACGTTAAAAGAGGCAGAAACAGCTGAAGAGGCATTACGCGAAGTCGTGAAAAAGCAAAAGGAGCTTTCCTTGAAGGAACAGCAATTAAAAGATAAGCAAACTGCTAGTAAAGAGGGCGCTTCTGAAGAGCAAGGCTTATCAAAAGAAGAAGTGGAGCAATTGAAGGAGCTTGCCCAAATGCAACAGGAGCTAACGCAAAATGCCAATGCTACTCAGACAGCTATGAGCAAGCTAGGGAAACCTGCCAGCAATACTCTACAAAATGCTATTGCGAGTGCTAATAGTGCAAATAACAATCAGCAAAACAATACTAATCAAAATCAAAATTCATCAGCGAATTCACAGCCGAGCAATCAGCAAGGTCAAACCGGGCAGCAAGGCCAAAATAATTCTCAAAATGGTTCCCAACAGGCTAGTGGTAATGGTCAGGCACAAGGATCGAATCAAAGCAAACAACAAGGACAGGGCAATGGTCAAGGTCAAGGACAAGGCCAGGGCAATGGACAGGGCCAGGGACAAGGAAATGGTAATGGTTCAGGTCAAGGCACTGGTTCAGGTGGTCAAGGTGCAGGAACAGGACAGGGTGGCCGCGATTTATTAACGACACCGAATAGAATCGGTGGCTCTAGTCAGACTTCAGTTGATGGCGGAGCATTAGGAGATGGCTCGAATATTTCGGAACAACAAGGAAATGGCCCCATTACTAAAGGTTCTATCCGCCCATATGAGGAAGTTATAGGCTCCTATAAAGATAGCTATTTAGAAAGCTCAGAACGATTACAATTACCGAAGGATTTACAAAATGTCGTGCAATCATATTTCACGTCAATTGAGTCGCAGTAGGAGGAAAAAGAATGGCATTTACAGAGCAACAGTATGTTGAGATGAGTACGAAATTACAACAAGTAAAGGAAGAAATTCATCACTTTATCGTTGGGCAAGAGGAAGCAATTGATTATACATTATATGCAGTTCTTGCTGATGGGCACGCATTATTAGAGGGCTTGCCAGGTTTAGGGAAAACGATGTTAATCCGTACAATTTCTGAAGTACTAGATTTATCATTTTCACGTATTCAATTTACACCGGATTTAATGCCGGCCGATATTACAGGGACAAGTATGATTGAGCGCACACCAGATGGCAAGCAGCAGTTTTCGTTCCAGCCAGGTCCAATTTTTAGTCAAATGGTATTAGCGGATGAGATTAACCGAGCTACGCCAAAAACACAAAGTGCGTTGTTGGAAGCGATGGGGGAAAAAACGGTAACGATTTTGGGAGATACAAAGAAGATGGCAAGACCATTCTTCGTGTTAGCAACGCAAAACCCAATTGAGATGGAAGGAACGTACCCTTTACCAGAAGCACAAATGGACCGTTTCCTATGTAAAATTCTTGTACCGTACCCTGAGAAAAGTGAGCTAATGGAAATTATGAAGCGTACAACAGGCGCGAAGGAAGTTAATTTACAGAAGGTTATGAATACGGACGGGCTTATTGAAGCACAGCAAATGGTGAAGGAAGTGCTTGTCGCTGATGAAATGCTAGAATTTGCGACGGATCTTATTGTAGCTACTCATCCTGAAAGAGTGGATGCAATTGATGAGGTCAAGCGATATGCCATGTACGGTAGTGGGCCACGTGGTTTACAAAGTTTAATCAAATTAGC
Proteins encoded in this region:
- a CDS encoding MoxR family ATPase yields the protein MAFTEQQYVEMSTKLQQVKEEIHHFIVGQEEAIDYTLYAVLADGHALLEGLPGLGKTMLIRTISEVLDLSFSRIQFTPDLMPADITGTSMIERTPDGKQQFSFQPGPIFSQMVLADEINRATPKTQSALLEAMGEKTVTILGDTKKMARPFFVLATQNPIEMEGTYPLPEAQMDRFLCKILVPYPEKSELMEIMKRTTGAKEVNLQKVMNTDGLIEAQQMVKEVLVADEMLEFATDLIVATHPERVDAIDEVKRYAMYGSGPRGLQSLIKLAKARALMNGRFHVSVADIKSVAKPVLRHRMLLNYEGEASGKTADDVIDVILEKVQQGVSR
- a CDS encoding ABC transporter permease subunit, whose protein sequence is MMERFYNPVLVKELKLRFRSFKSFSGLMFYLAVICIFIAGFLLLTTEFTGKGFFRPETSFLMFAVLTILQMALVLFITPSLTAGAISSEREKQTLNILLTTTQSSTQIVIGKLLSSVAFLVLMLIAGLPLYSLVFLFGGVSPSQLISIFLFYLLTVVAIGSIGVMFSTITKRTIVAMISTYGSIIFLGGITAFFFFLTMAFHQMGNVNAVGTTTSYMTYFWASINPGALMLTLISPDMGDALAQLSGVKLPVWIAYLIAYSLIIVLCLTIAIKKLRANMKSNR
- a CDS encoding ABC transporter ATP-binding protein; the encoded protein is MIEIRDLTKRYGSFTALDQLNLSLEEGVVFGFVGANGAGKSTTFSILATLLSPTSGDALINGKSVIKEPKEVRKLIGYMPDFFGVYDQLKVDEYLDFYGASYGIGAAERKVLIPQLLELVNLTNKRYDYVDLLSRGMKQRLCLARALIHDPKVLILDEPASGLDPRARVEMRDILRNLKSMGKTILISSHILPELAEMCDEIGVIDNGKLIAHGNVASIQAQLQGEKRIVIKVTDQLNEVRAFLEEDPLISSIDLIDSRLEIAFNYRGTDADQVALLKKAILADLPIYALSEEEKDLEDVFMAITKGADNQ
- a CDS encoding LysR family transcriptional regulator, whose translation is MATEAEILKVLAEERNMRKAAERLFLSQPALSQRLQTIEKDWGAQLFIRSQKGLTATPAGEQVIAYATDMLSKKEEIFETIQSLTTKVNGTLKIACASIVGQNWLPKILKDFVSKYPEAKISLMTGWSSEIVKALYEGEAHIGIVRGQVDWKGEKIHLFRDTLYLVDKEVKTIEDVLTTERPFIQFKSDSNYYQEIQQWWQQHFASNPSKQILVDQIEICKQMVLNGIGYAILPSITLNEHDGINKIALTNNEKEFGLTRDTWLIGYESSFQLRQVEAFVEVVQDHARCLFDYTK